The segment CGCCCCAACGGCACTACCCGCCGCCCCATCTCGCGCGAGACCTCGGTCAGCTGGCGCATGCGATGCAGATGGGAGGAAAACACCGAGAGAAAAAACTTACCGCGGCTGCGCGACACGATCTCGCGCAACACAGGCTTTAACGAACTCTCCGCGCCCGAGCGCCCGGTACGCTCGACGTTGGTGGAATCCGACATTAGAAGTGCGACGCCTTGAGCACCCAATTCGGCGAAGCGTTCGTGGTCGAAGAATTCGCCGTCGATCGGCGTCGGGTCGATCTTGAAATCCCCGCTGTGCACGATTAGCCCGGCCGGAGTCGCGATCGCGAGCGCCACCGCGTCGGGCGTCGAATGGGTGACGCGGATCGGTTCGACGCCAAATGGGCCGAGCTCGAAGCGGCGGCGAGGCTCGATCGTGTTCATGCGCGCGCCGATCAAGCCCTCCTGGTGGAGGCGGCGGCGCGCAAAGGCCAGCGTCACCGCGGTGCCATAGACCGGCAGGTTGAAGCGGCGCAACAGATGCGGCAGCGCGCCGACGTGGTCCTCATGAGCGTGGGTCAGAACGACGCCGAGAATTTCGAGGTGACTCTGCTCGAGGTAGGCGAGATCAGGCGCCAGCACGCCGAGTCCGAGCGTGCGCTCTTCGGGGAACATTACCCCGGCGTCGATTACGATCGCACGTCCGGCGCATTCGAGCACCGTCAGATTGAGCCCGATTTCGCCGAGCCCACCTAAAGGCACGATCCTGACCGACGAAGATGTCAATTCGTGGGATGCCATCACCCTGAACCCCACCTCACCCGACCACCGCTGGCGATTATATAAAGCCCCCGGCAACGGCGAAAGCGGCGCCGGGAGCGGCCCGAAGCGCCAATCGGAGGCTTCCAGAGCTGTGTCAGCATATCAACAGCC is part of the Candidatus Binatia bacterium genome and harbors:
- a CDS encoding ribonuclease J, with product MASHELTSSSVRIVPLGGLGEIGLNLTVLECAGRAIVIDAGVMFPEERTLGLGVLAPDLAYLEQSHLEILGVVLTHAHEDHVGALPHLLRRFNLPVYGTAVTLAFARRRLHQEGLIGARMNTIEPRRRFELGPFGVEPIRVTHSTPDAVALAIATPAGLIVHSGDFKIDPTPIDGEFFDHERFAELGAQGVALLMSDSTNVERTGRSGAESSLKPVLREIVSRSRGKFFLSVFSSHLHRMRQLTEVSREMGRRVVPLGRRMAESVRLGLELGQLPFAPGTYIDPAEAEFLESRKLTFLASGSQGEPLSALVRIAADAHPRARVEPGDTVVLSSRFIPGNERT